One part of the Sphaerochaeta sp. genome encodes these proteins:
- the tpx gene encoding thiol peroxidase, whose amino-acid sequence MDPLVQLLNECADDPRTVSIKMTIYRIDSHSRIVEALKRASENKKEVTVLIELFARFDEENNLYYANMLREAGCTIFYGTANYKVHAKIISIIRTDGEEISYITHLGTGNYNEDTSRQYTDLNLITSDRRIGEDAVAFFRNLGHHELPLPLPGHVDRPVHAETGNHRRNRWGDIQSEGRDPCPDHRQDEQPDGQGDHRQTDPGKLRRRSHLPDRPGHLLPAARTERSDGPYQRDQHRRALFGTLPNLLFRGWGRAEDFHLQRRPDDPQHGQTHRDRHSDLRSPDRQTDQRHAGGTPVRHHQGEEAHLQRNLQTDSGQRETDGLPGLFPPQSGRGGPLIVSSPVWGYHGNVHQISGITPKKEKAMKVLFGGQPVKLKGTQLNVGDKVPHFTAVAKDLGTFDSKTLKGKVLYVSVPSLDTSVCDTEVRRFNKEAAALADTTVVTVSMDLPFAQARWCGAAGIDKVITVSDFRDHEFGEKFGVKLAGIGLLTRAVFAANEEGIITYVQYVEDVSKQPDYDKALAAVK is encoded by the coding sequence ATGGATCCGCTGGTCCAGCTCCTCAATGAATGCGCCGACGACCCTCGGACGGTGAGCATCAAGATGACGATCTACCGGATCGACAGCCACTCCCGTATCGTGGAAGCGTTGAAACGGGCGAGTGAGAACAAAAAAGAGGTGACCGTCCTGATCGAACTGTTCGCCCGCTTTGACGAGGAGAACAACCTGTACTACGCCAACATGCTCCGGGAAGCGGGATGCACCATCTTCTATGGCACGGCGAACTACAAGGTCCACGCCAAGATCATCTCCATCATCCGTACCGACGGTGAGGAGATCAGCTACATCACACACTTGGGAACCGGCAACTACAACGAGGATACCAGCCGGCAGTACACCGACCTGAACCTGATCACCAGCGACCGGAGGATCGGAGAAGACGCGGTGGCGTTTTTCCGCAACCTCGGCCATCATGAACTACCACTTCCCCTACCAGGCCATGTTGATCGCCCCGTTCACGCTGAAACAGGGAATCATCGCCGCAATCGATGGGGAGATATCCAAAGCGAAGGCAGGGATCCCTGCCCGGATCATCGCCAAGATGAACAGCCTGACGGACAAGGAGATCATCGACAAACTGATCCAGGCAAGCTGCGAAGGCGTTCCCATCTCCCTGATCGTCCGGGGCATCTGTTGCCTGCGGCCCGGACTGAACGGTCTGACGGACCATATCAGCGTGATCAGCATCGTCGGGCGCTTTTTGGAACACTCCCGAATCTACTGTTTCGGGGTTGGGGCCGAGCGGAAGATTTTCATCTCCAGCGCCGACCTGATGACCCGCAACACGGACAAACGCATCGAGATCGCCACTCCGATCTTCGATCCCCGGATCGTCAAACGGATCAGCGGCATGCTGGAGGTACTCCTGTCCGACACCATCAAGGCGAAGAAGCTCACCTCCAAAGGAACTTACAAACCGATTCAGGCCAACGGGAAACCGATGGACTCCCAGGCCTTTTTCCTCCGCAATCCGGAAGGGGCGGTCCCCTGATTGTATCCAGTCCCGTTTGGGGCTATCATGGAAACGTACACCAGATATCGGGGATAACCCCGAAGAAGGAGAAAGCAATGAAAGTACTCTTTGGTGGTCAGCCGGTAAAGCTGAAAGGAACGCAATTGAACGTCGGCGACAAAGTGCCGCACTTCACCGCGGTGGCGAAAGATCTCGGCACCTTTGATTCAAAAACCCTCAAGGGAAAGGTCCTGTATGTTTCCGTCCCCTCTCTGGACACCAGTGTCTGTGACACGGAAGTCCGCAGGTTCAACAAGGAAGCGGCAGCGCTTGCCGATACGACGGTCGTCACTGTCTCGATGGATCTGCCGTTCGCCCAGGCCCGCTGGTGCGGAGCTGCGGGAATCGACAAGGTCATCACCGTCAGTGATTTCCGTGATCATGAGTTCGGTGAGAAATTCGGCGTCAAGCTCGCCGGCATCGGCCTGCTTACCCGCGCCGTCTTCGCAGCCAACGAAGAGGGCATCATCACCTACGTCCAGTACGTGGAGGATGTGAGCAAACAACCGGATTACGACAAAGCGCTCGCCGCGGTCAAATAA
- a CDS encoding ATP-binding cassette domain-containing protein has translation MEPIITVSSLRKTFGTIHAVDGISFSVPQGSLFAFLGPNGAGKSTTIDMICTLTAFDGGSAKIAGYTLGTQDSLIRSSIGAVFQDSLLDNLLTVKENLWIRGSFYGLPREVLRDNIQMAVQATGVGDLLDRPYGKLSGGQRRRCDIARALANAPKVLFLDEPTTGLDPQTRRNVWDTITALQKKTGMTVFLTTHYMEEASLADQVVMIDHGKIIAQGTPQQLKERYTTDRLMLFAKDAEAVCARLDGLSVRYERLCGGRVEVSLASTMDALPILDQISGMLEGFEVVAGSMDDVFLSVFGKEMRE, from the coding sequence TTGGAGCCCATCATCACCGTTTCCTCACTTCGCAAGACATTCGGCACCATCCATGCGGTGGACGGCATCAGCTTCTCCGTACCACAGGGAAGCCTGTTCGCGTTCCTCGGTCCCAATGGGGCGGGGAAATCCACCACCATCGACATGATCTGCACACTCACCGCTTTCGATGGAGGAAGCGCCAAGATCGCAGGATACACGCTGGGGACGCAGGATTCGTTGATCCGCTCCTCCATCGGCGCGGTATTCCAGGACAGCCTGTTGGACAATCTTTTGACCGTCAAGGAGAACCTGTGGATTCGCGGTTCGTTCTACGGTCTGCCCCGTGAGGTGTTGAGGGACAACATCCAGATGGCGGTGCAGGCGACGGGTGTCGGCGATCTGCTGGACCGTCCGTATGGCAAACTCTCCGGAGGCCAACGGCGCCGGTGCGACATCGCCCGGGCGTTGGCCAACGCCCCGAAGGTCCTGTTTCTGGACGAACCGACCACCGGCCTGGATCCCCAGACCCGACGGAACGTCTGGGACACCATCACGGCACTCCAGAAAAAGACCGGCATGACGGTGTTCCTCACCACCCACTACATGGAAGAGGCTTCGCTGGCTGACCAGGTGGTGATGATCGACCATGGGAAAATCATCGCCCAGGGCACGCCCCAACAGTTGAAGGAACGGTACACCACTGACCGCTTGATGTTGTTTGCCAAGGATGCCGAAGCGGTGTGCGCTCGGCTGGATGGGCTCTCCGTACGGTATGAACGTCTCTGTGGCGGTCGGGTGGAGGTCTCCCTTGCCTCAACGATGGATGCCTTGCCGATTTTGGATCAAATCTCCGGCATGCTTGAAGGGTTCGAGGTGGTTGCGGGAAGCATGGATGACGTGTTCCTGTCGGTGTTTGGGAAGGAGATGCGGGAATGA